In the Colwellia sp. 20A7 genome, one interval contains:
- a CDS encoding M28 family metallopeptidase, giving the protein MKKIIGLTLLVSAVISGCVANNIIKTNTTADVTASYNSINKEQLIEHIKVLSSDEFEGRAPSTKGEALTLDYLTKQLTAIGFQPGNGDSFLQEVPMVSIEASPEMTLSINGKDYQYGDEMVMGTSRISDFEQLKNSELVFVGYGVNAPEYNWNDYNGLDVKGKTVVILVNDPGFATQDPELFNGNAMTYYGRWTYKYEEASRQGAEGAIIIHETAPASYGWSVVEHSWSGPQFGFVREDLNKGRVAVEGWINSEVATELFTRAGLNFEQAKIEAAKGSYHVDMGDLSASVSVKNTVKESVSYNFIATLPGSSTPDEHIIYTAHWDHLGKDKSLIGDQIYNGAVDNASGTGALIEVAEAFAKLPVAPERSITIMAVTAEEQGLLGSKYYAANSVIPAAKTVANINMDALGVDGRSSDVSVYGLGQSELDNFLSIAAKKQGRTIAGDPRPAAGIYYRSDHFAFANIGIPALYAKTGKTPVDEATKALRVELGESLSKCYHNLCDEYSDAWDMSGAVEDMQAFFEVGYELSKENVWPQWSKTSEFKR; this is encoded by the coding sequence ATGAAAAAAATAATCGGTTTAACCTTACTTGTTTCTGCTGTAATAAGTGGTTGCGTTGCTAATAATATTATCAAAACTAATACAACAGCAGACGTAACTGCTAGTTACAATAGTATTAATAAAGAACAACTAATTGAACATATTAAAGTACTTTCTTCTGATGAATTTGAGGGGCGTGCACCTTCTACCAAAGGTGAAGCGTTAACGCTTGATTACTTAACAAAGCAATTGACGGCAATTGGCTTTCAACCTGGTAATGGCGATAGCTTCTTACAAGAAGTACCTATGGTGTCTATTGAAGCTTCACCAGAGATGACTTTATCAATCAATGGTAAAGATTATCAGTATGGCGACGAGATGGTAATGGGTACTAGCCGTATTAGTGACTTTGAGCAGCTTAAAAATTCAGAATTAGTTTTTGTTGGTTATGGTGTTAATGCTCCTGAATATAACTGGAATGATTACAATGGTTTAGATGTAAAAGGTAAAACAGTTGTTATTTTAGTAAATGACCCCGGATTTGCGACTCAAGATCCTGAATTATTTAATGGTAATGCAATGACTTATTATGGTCGTTGGACTTATAAATACGAGGAAGCTAGCCGTCAGGGTGCTGAAGGAGCAATTATTATCCATGAAACTGCACCGGCATCATATGGTTGGTCAGTAGTTGAGCATTCATGGAGTGGTCCTCAATTTGGTTTTGTTCGTGAAGACCTAAATAAAGGACGTGTAGCCGTTGAAGGTTGGATTAACAGTGAAGTTGCTACAGAGTTATTTACACGCGCAGGTTTGAATTTTGAACAAGCTAAAATAGAAGCTGCAAAGGGTAGTTACCATGTTGATATGGGTGATCTATCGGCATCAGTTAGCGTAAAGAATACAGTGAAAGAGTCGGTTTCATATAACTTTATCGCGACTTTACCTGGAAGTAGTACACCAGATGAACACATTATTTATACAGCACACTGGGATCATTTAGGTAAAGATAAAAGTTTAATCGGTGATCAAATTTACAATGGTGCCGTTGATAATGCATCAGGAACTGGCGCACTTATCGAAGTGGCGGAAGCCTTTGCTAAACTTCCTGTTGCACCAGAACGTTCAATTACTATTATGGCTGTAACAGCAGAAGAACAAGGCTTACTAGGTTCTAAATACTATGCGGCAAATTCAGTCATTCCAGCAGCTAAAACAGTAGCTAATATTAATATGGATGCTTTGGGGGTTGATGGAAGAAGTAGTGATGTGTCTGTTTATGGTTTAGGTCAATCAGAACTAGATAACTTCCTTAGCATTGCTGCGAAGAAACAAGGACGAACTATTGCAGGCGATCCACGTCCAGCTGCGGGTATTTACTACCGTTCAGACCATTTTGCTTTTGCTAATATTGGTATTCCTGCTCTTTATGCAAAAACAGGCAAAACGCCAGTAGATGAAGCAACTAAAGCATTACGCGTTGAACTAGGTGAAAGTCTAAGTAAGTGTTATCACAATCTATGTGATGAATATAGCGACGCTTGGGATATGTCTGGTGCGGTAGAAGACATGCAAGCATTCTTTGAAGTTGGTTATGAGTTATCGAAAGAAAATGTTTGGCCTCAGTGGAGTAAAACATCTGAATTTAAACGTTAG